One window of Vespula pensylvanica isolate Volc-1 chromosome 15, ASM1446617v1, whole genome shotgun sequence genomic DNA carries:
- the LOC122634617 gene encoding acylphosphatase-2, with protein MPSDDPLRNEPLVSVEFEVFGKVQGVYFPKYVRDLCLQLGICGWVKNSKTGTILGKMQGPRALVDQMSQWLSTVGSPGSEIDHCEFTMWENVTRPQYKGFAIRF; from the exons ATGCCATCGGACGATCCCCTTCGCAACGAACCATTGGTTTCAGTTGAATTCGAAGTATTTGGTAAAGTTCAAG GTGTATATTTTCCTAAATACGTGAGGGATCTATGTCTGCAGCTTGGAATCTGTGGTTGGGTTAAAAACAGTAAAACAGGGACGATCCTTGGAAAGATGCAAGGACCTCGTGCGCTTGTCGATCAGAT GTCACAGTGGCTATCAACGGTAGGAAGTCCTGGAAGTGAAATTGACCATTGCGAATTTACAATGTGGGAGAACGTCACGAGACCGCAATATAAAGGTTTTGCTATAcgtttttga
- the LOC122634610 gene encoding START domain-containing protein 10-like, giving the protein MEIGVVKIAEDKDFEKLKQLYDNNNDWKLDYNKPDLSVWTKTVPGISFKMVKIRTRFSDIMPETLYDVLHDPDYRKVWDTHMIESKDIGFFNPNNDIGYYSMSCASPLKNRDFILQRSWLDTGGEQLIINHSVYHKDYPPRKHFIRATSYLTGYIVRPSRNGDGSELGYVSHTDPHGKIPVWLMNKVTQIFAPKMVKKLHKAALGYLDWKVQNNPNYKPWHFPEQITAPRIRIEDCVKSTEEKNSKANYVDESELKEIPHKQSTIMDND; this is encoded by the exons atggagATTGGTGTTGTTAAGATCGCAGAGGATAAAGATTTTGAGAAGTTGAAACAGctctatgataataataatgattggAAATTAGATTATAATAAGCCAGATTTGTCCGTTTGGACAAAGACTGTTCCTGGTATTAGTTTTAAAATGGTAAAG ATTAGAACAAGATTTTCTGATATTATGCCAGAAACCTTATATGATGTTTTACATGATCCTGACTATAGGAAAGTTTGGGATACTCATATGATTGAATCAAAAGATATAGGATTTTTTAATCCAAATAATGACATAGGATATTATTCTA TGTCTTGTGCATCTCCATTGAAAAACagagattttatattacaacGTTCGTGGCTTGATACTGGAGGAGAGCAACTCATCATAAATCATTCCGTTTATCATAAAGACTACCCACCtagaaaacattttattagaGCAACATCTTATTTGACAG gTTATATTGTAAGACCTTCCCGAAATGGAGATGGTTCAGAATTGGGTTACGTATCTCATACAGATCCACATGGAAAAATACCTGTATGGTTAATGAATAAAGTTACTCAAATATTTGCACCaaag ATGGTGAAAAAGTTACATAAGGCTGCTTTGGGATATCTAGATTGGAAGGTCCAAAATAACCCAAATTATAAACCATGGCACTTTCCAGAACAGATAACAGCACCACGAATACGAATAGAGGAT TGCGTTAAAtctacagaagaaaaaaattccaaagCTAATTATGTTGATGAGTCTGAATTGAAAGAGATACCTCATAAACAATCTACAATAATGGACAATGATTAA